The following are encoded in a window of Brevibacillus ruminantium genomic DNA:
- a CDS encoding sensor histidine kinase, whose amino-acid sequence MVEAVSLNLRSVSQKILDMVPMITTQWLQEIAFSMESQLTIPRDFAEKRTVLLARYLVEDVEEDMQNWCLDMGKWLREQEYPFSSILRTYQLYRNVFWRVIRPELQGWSLTSDHMLYLETQLGKAMDESVFWAVYHFEQMMNKELVQKEETISYLHNDKLTMLGKIAANMAHELRNPLCAIEGFLKLIAESTRNQDKLQSYIQVVMHEFENLHRQITGFLSFSKKPILDEIFKTVDIEHLLFEVELLITPRLLAENILYEQQIEPCLLNCYEEGFKQVVVNLLTNAIDAVQRRPEKWIRVKTVCEDGWVTLLVENNGEMIPPDIVESLFQPFFTTKQNGTGIGLSICKNIIEKHNGTISCESDPESTRFIVTLPLV is encoded by the coding sequence ATGGTGGAAGCTGTCTCTCTAAACCTTCGAAGTGTATCGCAAAAGATTTTGGATATGGTACCGATGATTACCACGCAGTGGCTGCAAGAGATTGCCTTTAGTATGGAATCGCAGTTGACGATCCCTCGGGATTTTGCTGAAAAGCGGACGGTGCTGCTGGCACGTTATCTCGTGGAAGATGTCGAGGAAGACATGCAAAACTGGTGTCTAGATATGGGAAAATGGCTGCGCGAGCAAGAATATCCATTCTCCTCCATACTTCGAACCTATCAGTTGTACCGGAATGTTTTCTGGCGGGTCATCAGACCTGAGCTTCAAGGGTGGTCGTTGACATCCGACCATATGCTTTACCTGGAGACACAGCTTGGAAAAGCGATGGATGAAAGCGTTTTTTGGGCCGTCTACCACTTCGAACAAATGATGAACAAAGAGCTTGTCCAAAAAGAAGAAACCATCTCTTATCTGCACAATGATAAACTGACCATGCTTGGGAAAATTGCTGCGAACATGGCCCATGAGCTTCGCAACCCCTTATGTGCAATCGAGGGTTTTTTGAAGCTGATCGCCGAATCTACGCGTAACCAGGACAAGCTCCAGTCCTATATTCAGGTCGTGATGCATGAATTCGAAAATTTGCATCGGCAAATCACTGGCTTTCTCAGCTTTTCCAAAAAGCCGATCCTGGATGAGATCTTTAAAACCGTCGATATTGAACATCTTTTGTTTGAGGTAGAGCTGCTCATAACGCCGCGGCTTCTCGCCGAGAACATTTTGTACGAGCAACAGATAGAGCCGTGCTTGCTAAATTGCTACGAGGAGGGGTTTAAGCAGGTCGTCGTCAATCTCTTGACCAACGCCATTGACGCCGTCCAGAGAAGACCTGAGAAGTGGATACGGGTGAAGACAGTCTGCGAGGATGGCTGGGTGACGCTTCTGGTCGAAAACAACGGGGAAATGATCCCTCCTGACATCGTGGAAAGCCTGTTTCAGCCGTTCTTTACCACGAAACAAAATGGAACGGGAATTGGCTTATCCATTTGCAAAAACATAATCGAGAAGCATAATGGAACGATCTCCTGTGAGTCTGATCCTGAATCTACCCGTTTTATCGTGACTTTGCCTTTGGTGTAA
- a CDS encoding TerC family protein: MDTQFWVGFFQIFLIDLVLSGDNAVVIGMACRSLPAKDRNQAIYIGSLGAILLRILLTGVTTLLLDIPLVKVAGGLLLFWIAWKLMFGGQEETTEVSSNRSKGQAIKTIILADVIMSLDNVLAVGGAADGNYLLIIIGLGLSIPLLMWGSSFVARLLNRFPSLVLLGGGVLAYTATEMILDDPYVWKMINPLLWNHAWVPMLVAIGIVLLGRCRKALD; the protein is encoded by the coding sequence ATGGACACGCAATTTTGGGTCGGCTTTTTCCAGATATTCCTGATTGACTTGGTGTTAAGCGGTGACAATGCGGTTGTGATCGGAATGGCTTGCAGAAGTTTGCCGGCCAAAGACAGAAATCAGGCAATCTACATTGGTTCACTGGGAGCGATTCTGCTTCGTATCTTGTTGACGGGTGTAACGACGCTGTTATTGGACATTCCTCTCGTAAAAGTGGCAGGTGGCTTGCTTCTCTTCTGGATTGCCTGGAAATTGATGTTTGGCGGTCAAGAAGAGACGACCGAGGTTTCTTCCAACCGAAGCAAAGGACAGGCAATTAAAACCATTATTTTGGCGGATGTCATCATGAGCCTGGACAATGTACTGGCAGTAGGTGGAGCTGCCGACGGAAATTACCTGCTTATTATCATAGGTTTGGGACTGAGTATCCCCTTGCTGATGTGGGGAAGTTCTTTTGTCGCCCGCTTGTTAAATCGTTTTCCCAGCCTGGTCTTGCTCGGAGGGGGTGTCTTGGCCTATACGGCAACAGAGATGATCCTGGACGACCCCTATGTATGGAAAATGATAAACCCACTGTTGTGGAATCATGCCTGGGTACCCATGCTCGTGGCCATTGGCATTGTTTTACTGGGGCGCTGCCGGAAAGCGTTGGACTAA
- a CDS encoding YkoP family protein, which yields MNTGLLRLWGIWDKLYQRCTRLQYIEKENNIFRIVRLRYRGEPLVTSDNRMISAGDLILKLHIHNYYFATLCSGVKNDLRIALLLRQQILRSLPQLASYLNAMEEQDVIKGIVGTTMLNKGVEPLGFSISDVPMNWFFRYKRWYLKIMLRLIHPDGKGRLKTWKHEVPLKRVYMSKEELLRRYLPREAETAGDTR from the coding sequence ATGAACACGGGCCTCTTGAGATTGTGGGGGATTTGGGACAAGCTCTATCAACGGTGTACGCGTCTTCAGTATATCGAAAAAGAGAACAACATCTTTCGGATTGTCCGTTTGCGATATCGAGGTGAGCCGCTCGTCACGTCAGACAATCGCATGATTTCCGCAGGTGACCTGATCCTGAAGCTGCACATCCACAATTATTACTTTGCGACGCTCTGCAGTGGGGTGAAGAATGATCTGAGGATAGCCTTGTTGCTAAGGCAACAGATTCTCCGCTCATTGCCGCAATTAGCCAGCTATCTCAATGCCATGGAGGAACAGGATGTCATCAAAGGGATTGTCGGCACAACCATGCTGAACAAAGGAGTAGAACCACTCGGCTTTTCGATTTCTGATGTTCCGATGAACTGGTTTTTTCGTTACAAGCGATGGTATTTAAAAATTATGTTGCGCCTGATTCACCCGGATGGAAAAGGCAGACTCAAGACCTGGAAACATGAAGTGCCTTTAAAACGTGTGTATATGTCCAAAGAAGAACTGCTGCGCAGGTACCTGCCACGAGAAGCAGAAACGGCAGGTGACACGCGATGA
- a CDS encoding MGDG synthase family glycosyltransferase, with protein sequence MKEKRILVVTEEWAGSGHRMAAEALVEALKHIHSDLHVDIVWGLQTASPALREMSRFFYLKMLRYSPWLWQRMHDHHGAWAAACKKPLASWLSGKILTSWIEQEAPDIVVATHAYCFAALAEAKQKATKPFRLVGVPTDFCVHHFWIHPQADAYILAHPQLEDEIRSHPAMQTTPILHAGIPIRRNFYSSSKREKAKWKESLGLHPQHFTVLLSGGEGGYGAMEEVLQGLLGETEPLQIVVITGRNTELQERLRQAAETLSGPSPHVTVVKGYEESIWEWMAAADVFITKPGGISCAEALAVRTPLILHHPLPGQEQRNAAFLLDQQAALFAQSVEQIPAIVQQLRRSPDQYSEMTRRMSEIGRPHAADQIAQFLLTL encoded by the coding sequence ATGAAAGAAAAACGGATTCTGGTGGTTACAGAAGAGTGGGCAGGCAGCGGGCACCGGATGGCTGCCGAAGCTCTGGTTGAAGCGCTAAAGCATATTCATTCGGATCTTCATGTCGATATTGTCTGGGGTCTTCAAACAGCCAGTCCAGCGTTACGGGAAATGTCCCGTTTTTTTTATCTGAAGATGCTGCGATACAGTCCGTGGCTCTGGCAACGAATGCATGACCATCATGGCGCATGGGCGGCAGCATGTAAAAAGCCGCTCGCAAGCTGGCTGTCAGGAAAAATACTGACATCATGGATCGAGCAGGAAGCTCCGGATATCGTCGTCGCGACCCATGCCTACTGCTTTGCTGCCCTGGCCGAAGCGAAGCAAAAAGCCACAAAGCCGTTCCGACTGGTAGGCGTGCCGACAGACTTTTGTGTTCATCACTTCTGGATTCATCCCCAGGCGGATGCCTATATCCTCGCTCATCCACAGCTTGAAGACGAAATTCGCTCTCATCCCGCTATGCAAACCACTCCGATTTTACACGCCGGTATCCCGATTCGCCGTAACTTTTACTCATCATCAAAACGTGAAAAAGCGAAGTGGAAGGAGTCTCTCGGCCTGCATCCACAGCATTTTACCGTCCTGCTCAGCGGAGGGGAAGGGGGCTATGGGGCCATGGAGGAGGTATTGCAGGGGTTGCTCGGGGAGACAGAGCCTTTGCAGATTGTTGTGATTACGGGGAGGAACACAGAGCTCCAGGAGCGTTTGCGTCAAGCAGCCGAGACGTTGTCTGGCCCCTCTCCACATGTGACTGTCGTCAAAGGCTATGAGGAAAGCATCTGGGAATGGATGGCGGCCGCTGACGTTTTCATCACCAAACCAGGAGGAATTAGCTGTGCGGAGGCGCTGGCGGTCAGAACTCCGCTGATCCTGCATCATCCGCTTCCTGGACAGGAACAGCGAAATGCTGCCTTCCTTCTCGACCAACAAGCGGCTTTGTTTGCTCAAAGCGTCGAGCAGATACCAGCAATCGTGCAGCAGCTCAGGAGGTCGCCCGATCAATATTCGGAGATGACTCGTAGAATGAGCGAGATCGGTAGGCCACATGCAGCAGACCAGATCGCTCAATTTTTGCTCACACTATAA
- a CDS encoding alpha/beta-type small acid-soluble spore protein codes for MANNSGSRNNLLVPQANQALDQLKYEIAAEFGVQLGADTTSRQNGSVGGEITKRLVSFAEQQLAGRG; via the coding sequence ATGGCAAACAACAGTGGTTCCCGTAACAACCTTCTGGTACCGCAAGCCAACCAAGCTCTGGATCAATTGAAATACGAGATTGCTGCTGAGTTCGGTGTACAACTGGGTGCCGATACCACTTCCCGTCAAAACGGTTCGGTTGGGGGAGAAATCACTAAGCGTCTCGTTTCCTTTGCTGAACAACAACTGGCTGGCCGTGGATAA
- a CDS encoding DUF1657 domain-containing protein translates to MTVASQVKQTLSNLKGAQANLESFALSTQNQQAKQLYAQAAEQTQTIVTNLQQRVTELENEEPQYKGF, encoded by the coding sequence ATGACCGTTGCTTCTCAAGTAAAACAAACACTGTCCAACCTGAAGGGTGCGCAAGCTAACCTGGAGTCCTTCGCTCTCAGCACGCAAAATCAGCAAGCGAAGCAATTGTATGCACAGGCAGCCGAGCAAACCCAGACCATCGTAACGAACCTGCAACAGCGGGTAACGGAGCTGGAGAACGAAGAACCGCAGTACAAAGGTTTTTAA
- a CDS encoding DUF421 domain-containing protein gives MPDWLMIVFRSIGAVAYLFILTKIIGKRQIKQLTYIEYIVGITIGSIAAFMATEMDGPLYHSLIAMAIFTLFPYMFEWLAMKSKILRDLFEGTSTVLIKDGKILEDNLKKERWTNEDLMEQLRIKNVFRVADVEFACMETSGELSVLLKSQNAPVTPQQLNLQVAPAEEPQSVILDGVIMDEPLSNLGLNRRWVRMELEKAGVALENVFLGQVDKGGQLYLDLYDDKLKVNAPQELKLTYAQLKKCQADLEMFALSTKNEQQKRIYQRDAEELQRVIDQVMPLLMR, from the coding sequence GTGCCCGATTGGTTAATGATTGTATTTCGTTCGATTGGCGCGGTCGCCTATCTGTTTATTCTCACGAAAATTATAGGCAAACGCCAAATCAAACAATTGACGTATATCGAATACATCGTCGGCATCACCATCGGTTCCATCGCTGCCTTCATGGCCACAGAAATGGATGGTCCCCTTTATCACAGCTTGATTGCGATGGCGATTTTTACCCTCTTTCCCTATATGTTTGAGTGGCTGGCAATGAAAAGTAAGATTCTCCGCGACCTGTTCGAAGGCACCTCTACTGTTTTGATCAAGGACGGCAAAATTCTGGAAGACAATCTGAAAAAAGAGCGCTGGACAAATGAGGATCTGATGGAGCAGTTGCGTATTAAAAACGTGTTTCGTGTGGCTGATGTTGAATTTGCCTGCATGGAAACAAGCGGGGAGCTTAGTGTGCTCCTGAAATCCCAGAATGCGCCGGTTACCCCGCAGCAACTCAATCTCCAGGTAGCTCCGGCCGAAGAACCGCAATCTGTCATTTTGGATGGTGTCATAATGGATGAGCCGCTCTCCAACCTGGGACTGAACCGCCGGTGGGTGCGGATGGAACTAGAGAAGGCAGGGGTGGCGCTGGAGAATGTTTTCCTTGGCCAAGTCGATAAGGGCGGGCAGCTCTACCTCGATTTATACGATGACAAGCTGAAAGTCAATGCGCCGCAAGAACTGAAATTGACCTATGCTCAACTAAAAAAATGTCAGGCCGATCTGGAAATGTTTGCCCTGTCCACGAAAAATGAACAACAAAAACGTATTTACCAGCGCGATGCCGAAGAGTTGCAGAGAGTGATAGATCAGGTCATGCCGCTACTGATGCGATAG
- the spoVAC gene encoding stage V sporulation protein AC, giving the protein MADNQKKKLTLTQQEYQQLAKRHEPQRPLLRNFVRAFLTGGVICLIGQGLQEMFIRYFDFTEKTAGAPTAAVLIFLSTLLTGLGLYDRIAQWAGAGTSIPVTGFANSITSAALEHRSEGFVLGVGGNMFKLAGSVIVFGVVSAFIIGIVKSLIKMGG; this is encoded by the coding sequence ATGGCAGACAATCAAAAGAAAAAGCTGACCTTGACCCAGCAGGAATATCAGCAATTGGCCAAGCGGCATGAACCCCAGCGGCCGTTGCTTCGCAATTTTGTGCGTGCCTTTCTGACGGGCGGAGTTATTTGTCTGATCGGTCAAGGGCTTCAGGAAATGTTTATCCGGTACTTTGATTTTACGGAAAAAACGGCGGGGGCTCCTACGGCAGCGGTCTTGATCTTTCTTTCGACGCTTTTGACGGGACTGGGACTGTATGATCGAATCGCCCAATGGGCTGGTGCGGGTACCAGCATCCCGGTAACAGGGTTTGCCAACTCTATTACTTCTGCTGCACTCGAGCACAGAAGCGAAGGGTTTGTACTTGGGGTAGGCGGAAACATGTTTAAGCTGGCGGGATCGGTGATTGTTTTTGGGGTCGTATCTGCTTTTATCATCGGCATCGTAAAATCACTGATCAAGATGGGAGGATAA
- the spoVAD gene encoding stage V sporulation protein AD, which yields MRQGHQSWFFPSRPVILGSSAIGGPFEAEGPLAEDFDITHGDLMVGEDSWEKAEKILLEEACDKALEKAGLQREQIHFLLAGDLMNQIISSSFSARTLGIPYLGLFGACSTAMEGLALGALLVESGAADYVLAATGSHNASAEKQYRYPTEYGAQKPPTAQWTVTGAGAAVVGRQGRGLRIQAATVGRIVDMGLSDPFNMGAAMAPAALATIETHFRDLQIPHDHYDLIVTGDLGKVGHSILSELMPKHNVMVPLDRYLDCGMLIYGDHPNVWSGGSGCGCVATVTYGHLLRRMMKGEWKRILVVATGALLSPISYQQGESIPCIAHAVAIEAEPDEEG from the coding sequence ATGCGTCAGGGACATCAATCCTGGTTCTTCCCCTCCAGACCAGTCATCCTCGGGTCTTCAGCCATCGGTGGTCCTTTTGAGGCAGAGGGACCGCTTGCCGAAGATTTTGACATCACACATGGAGATCTGATGGTTGGTGAAGATAGCTGGGAGAAGGCAGAAAAAATTCTGTTAGAGGAAGCCTGCGACAAAGCACTGGAAAAAGCGGGATTGCAAAGGGAGCAAATTCACTTCCTCTTGGCCGGGGACCTCATGAATCAAATCATCTCATCCAGCTTTTCCGCACGAACGCTGGGAATTCCCTATTTGGGACTTTTTGGTGCATGTTCAACTGCCATGGAGGGGTTGGCGCTGGGAGCTCTGCTCGTTGAAAGCGGCGCGGCCGATTATGTCCTTGCTGCCACGGGAAGCCATAACGCATCAGCCGAGAAACAGTACCGCTACCCCACGGAATACGGGGCCCAAAAGCCCCCGACAGCACAGTGGACGGTGACGGGAGCGGGAGCAGCGGTGGTGGGGAGGCAGGGACGAGGATTGCGGATACAGGCTGCTACTGTTGGGCGCATTGTGGATATGGGGTTGAGTGATCCTTTCAATATGGGAGCAGCAATGGCGCCGGCAGCGCTGGCAACGATCGAAACCCATTTCCGGGATTTGCAAATCCCTCATGATCACTATGACCTGATTGTTACCGGAGATTTGGGGAAAGTCGGCCACTCCATCCTCTCGGAGTTGATGCCAAAGCATAACGTTATGGTTCCGTTGGATCGTTACCTGGACTGCGGCATGCTGATTTACGGAGATCATCCAAATGTGTGGTCTGGAGGAAGCGGCTGCGGTTGTGTGGCGACAGTTACATACGGTCATCTCTTGCGCCGGATGATGAAAGGGGAATGGAAACGAATCCTTGTCGTCGCAACAGGTGCCCTGCTGTCTCCTATCTCTTATCAACAGGGAGAGTCCATACCCTGCATCGCTCATGCTGTAGCTATCGAAGCAGAGCCTGATGAGGAGGGATAA
- the spoVAE gene encoding stage V sporulation protein AE, which translates to MTFLWAFLVGGTICLIGQFLLDVVKLTPAHTMSSLVVAGALLDGFGLYDPLIKFAGAGATVPISSFGNALVHGAMAEAEKHGMIGVLTGIFEVTSAGISAAIVFGFLAAAVFKPKG; encoded by the coding sequence GTGACGTTTTTATGGGCATTTTTAGTGGGAGGCACGATATGTCTGATTGGCCAGTTCCTGTTGGATGTAGTTAAATTGACACCCGCACATACGATGTCGTCACTGGTAGTGGCAGGAGCGTTGCTCGATGGATTTGGGCTGTATGACCCGCTGATCAAATTTGCCGGAGCAGGGGCTACCGTACCGATCAGCAGCTTTGGCAATGCGCTGGTTCACGGGGCCATGGCAGAAGCTGAAAAACATGGAATGATCGGCGTGCTCACTGGCATTTTTGAAGTAACCAGCGCAGGAATCTCTGCGGCCATCGTTTTCGGTTTTTTAGCAGCTGCCGTGTTTAAACCAAAGGGATAA
- the sleB gene encoding spore cortex-lytic enzyme, with protein MVSPVSAAPLLKMGSQGGDVFDLQYRLQVLGLYQGPLDGKYGWQTTQAVRQFQQKYGMSEDGIAGNQTWTKLKKVSVNRNEMQMLAQLVYSEARGEPYIGQVAVAAVVMNRLRSGDFPNTVAGIIYQPLAFTAIDDGQYWLTPGKTAYQAAYDAVRGWDPSDRALYYFNPRTATSQWIWSRPQIKQIGNHIFAR; from the coding sequence ATGGTGAGCCCAGTATCAGCAGCTCCATTGCTTAAAATGGGCAGTCAGGGCGGTGACGTATTTGACTTACAGTATCGTTTGCAAGTATTGGGGCTGTATCAGGGTCCGCTAGACGGAAAATACGGATGGCAGACAACCCAGGCTGTCCGTCAATTTCAGCAAAAATACGGCATGTCGGAGGACGGCATTGCTGGAAACCAGACTTGGACCAAATTGAAAAAAGTATCGGTAAATCGTAACGAGATGCAGATGCTTGCCCAGCTTGTCTATTCTGAGGCCAGAGGGGAGCCTTACATCGGTCAGGTCGCTGTAGCAGCTGTCGTCATGAATCGCCTGCGCTCCGGTGACTTTCCAAACACGGTGGCAGGAATTATTTATCAGCCCTTGGCTTTTACCGCCATTGATGACGGACAATACTGGCTGACTCCGGGAAAAACGGCCTATCAAGCGGCATACGACGCTGTGCGTGGCTGGGACCCTTCAGACAGAGCCTTGTATTACTTTAATCCGAGAACAGCGACATCGCAATGGATCTGGTCTAGACCGCAAATTAAACAAATCGGTAACCATATTTTCGCCAGATAA
- a CDS encoding S-layer homology domain-containing protein, with translation MKKMLILASLAAIMAIGSPIAEAETTRETTPFADVTGHWAEKDIQKLYIAEVIGGSEEFRPDEQITRAELLTLFVKAKKLQAGTPGSSPFADVHSDDWLSPYAQTAYRLGIIDGEWSEGKLYLHPDKPVQREEMVSMLIRAMGDSGKVNQFPWTSTMQTLQSYPDGGSVEKAYQRPFAFALQNRIVNPYQDGKLQPDHRITRAEAATYVAMHLLKQDDAQHAATGLTFSKKLTVQTTAFTYPEDKAEALSYLELPLRVGIVAVDPEVIPLGSHLYIEGYGYAVAADIGSAVKQDRVDLFFGSRVEALQHGIKDGVTVYILN, from the coding sequence ATGAAAAAGATGCTGATTCTAGCCTCGTTGGCAGCCATCATGGCAATCGGTTCGCCAATCGCAGAGGCAGAGACAACAAGAGAAACCACACCATTTGCAGACGTAACCGGACATTGGGCAGAGAAAGACATACAAAAATTATACATAGCAGAAGTAATCGGCGGTTCTGAAGAATTTCGCCCGGATGAACAGATTACTCGGGCCGAGCTGCTTACCCTGTTTGTTAAGGCCAAGAAGCTCCAGGCAGGAACGCCGGGCAGCTCTCCTTTCGCAGATGTTCACTCGGACGACTGGCTGTCCCCATACGCGCAAACAGCCTATCGCTTGGGAATCATCGATGGAGAGTGGTCGGAGGGCAAGCTCTATCTTCATCCGGACAAGCCTGTACAAAGGGAAGAGATGGTCTCGATGCTGATCCGGGCCATGGGAGACAGCGGCAAGGTGAATCAATTTCCATGGACATCCACCATGCAAACCTTGCAAAGCTATCCTGATGGCGGTTCCGTAGAAAAAGCTTACCAGCGCCCCTTTGCATTTGCCCTGCAAAACAGAATCGTTAACCCGTATCAGGATGGAAAGCTGCAGCCTGACCATCGGATCACCCGTGCGGAAGCGGCTACCTATGTGGCCATGCATCTGCTGAAGCAGGATGATGCGCAGCATGCGGCAACCGGACTGACTTTTTCAAAAAAACTGACCGTTCAAACGACGGCCTTTACCTACCCCGAAGACAAAGCAGAGGCGCTGTCTTATCTGGAGCTTCCGCTTCGTGTGGGAATTGTTGCAGTAGATCCTGAGGTGATTCCGCTCGGCAGTCATTTGTACATCGAAGGCTATGGCTACGCAGTTGCGGCCGATATTGGAAGCGCGGTAAAGCAGGACAGAGTAGACCTGTTTTTTGGATCTCGTGTGGAGGCGCTGCAACACGGCATTAAAGACGGTGTTACCGTCTATATCCTCAACTGA
- a CDS encoding DUF2953 domain-containing protein yields MFGWWILLAFLLIIVLIAITPMRISLYYGRVEENDHLVVEISAWFRLIRRKYELPHITIKQSEEGPKLKAKVETVNQQTKKDERVRGIGRRQVKKWMHNYQDLLERFHDFKPVLQQFAKKVRCERLEWHTVLGAGGAAETGAILGAVWAVKSMLVAVFSHAISLRSMPKLSVQPVWNQMVIHTQARVILHFWLGHAIVMGIRILLRWRRERSHKWETTPSGA; encoded by the coding sequence TTGTTTGGCTGGTGGATACTCCTCGCATTTTTATTGATTATTGTACTGATTGCCATTACGCCTATGCGCATCTCTCTGTACTATGGAAGGGTAGAAGAGAACGATCATCTGGTTGTAGAAATCTCGGCCTGGTTTCGGCTGATTCGCCGCAAGTATGAGCTCCCTCACATCACGATCAAACAATCAGAGGAGGGGCCAAAACTGAAGGCAAAGGTGGAAACAGTCAATCAGCAAACCAAAAAGGACGAACGGGTAAGAGGCATCGGCAGGAGACAGGTAAAAAAATGGATGCACAATTATCAGGATCTGCTCGAGCGCTTTCACGACTTTAAGCCTGTCTTGCAACAATTTGCAAAGAAAGTCCGCTGTGAACGGCTTGAATGGCACACCGTGCTGGGAGCGGGAGGTGCTGCGGAGACAGGAGCCATCCTGGGTGCTGTTTGGGCCGTGAAAAGTATGCTGGTCGCCGTGTTTTCCCATGCGATCTCCTTGCGAAGCATGCCTAAATTAAGCGTACAACCAGTATGGAACCAGATGGTGATCCACACACAAGCCAGGGTGATCCTCCATTTCTGGCTCGGTCACGCAATCGTCATGGGCATCCGTATTCTGCTGCGTTGGAGAAGAGAGAGGAGTCATAAGTGGGAAACGACTCCCTCTGGAGCTTAG
- the ytfJ gene encoding GerW family sporulation protein, translating to MADHPIQGLMRTAMENIKQMVDVNTIIGDPVETPDGSVILPISKVGFGFAAGGSEFQYERDHPGVIGHPFGGGSGGGVSITPVAFLVVGKQGIRSIPLENSTHLYDRILDTVPQFVEKMQGMFGKKDEPTVSTTTIVTNADEHDLEELIERS from the coding sequence ATGGCAGACCACCCCATTCAGGGTTTGATGAGAACCGCTATGGAAAATATCAAGCAAATGGTCGACGTAAATACGATCATCGGCGATCCGGTGGAAACTCCGGACGGCAGTGTAATTCTTCCGATCTCCAAGGTTGGCTTTGGCTTCGCGGCAGGGGGAAGTGAATTTCAGTACGAACGGGATCACCCGGGCGTGATTGGGCATCCTTTTGGGGGCGGTAGTGGTGGAGGCGTGTCCATTACTCCCGTAGCCTTTCTCGTTGTAGGTAAACAGGGAATCAGATCGATTCCTCTGGAAAACTCTACTCACCTGTACGATCGGATTTTGGATACCGTCCCTCAATTTGTAGAGAAAATGCAGGGAATGTTTGGGAAAAAAGATGAGCCTACGGTTTCTACAACGACCATCGTCACCAACGCGGACGAGCATGATCTCGAAGAACTGATCGAGCGAAGCTAG